One Mesorhizobium loti genomic window carries:
- a CDS encoding aliphatic sulfonate binding protein, whose amino-acid sequence MFNLTRRVVGLGLVAATVALSFGAAAQELKQLNIGYQKTGLPVIARQQQVIEKALSDKGVAVKWVEFTAGPPLVEALNVGAIDAGWTGDAPPIFGQSAGANIVYAAALPSNGDGEAIFVKPASPVQSVADLKGKRVGVGKGTSAHNLLVAALEKAGVSYDQITPVYLSPADAAAAFASDQIDAWAVWDPFFAIAETRYQPRVLARSSEVLKVNTYFLANKDFAKAHPEIVTTTISALGEAAKWADQNRDKVAEALHEVTGVPLDAQTIAANRTKFGIFPITDEIVASQQATADRFYKLGLIPKAVRISDAVWTAPGN is encoded by the coding sequence ATGTTCAATCTGACGAGACGCGTTGTCGGCCTCGGCCTTGTCGCCGCGACAGTTGCCCTGTCGTTCGGCGCCGCGGCCCAGGAGTTGAAGCAACTCAACATCGGCTACCAGAAAACCGGCCTGCCGGTGATCGCCCGGCAGCAGCAGGTGATCGAGAAGGCGCTGAGCGACAAGGGCGTCGCCGTGAAGTGGGTCGAGTTCACCGCTGGGCCGCCGCTGGTCGAGGCGCTCAATGTCGGCGCCATCGACGCCGGCTGGACCGGCGACGCGCCGCCGATCTTCGGCCAGTCCGCCGGCGCCAACATCGTCTATGCGGCGGCATTGCCGTCCAATGGCGACGGTGAGGCGATCTTCGTCAAGCCGGCCTCACCGGTCCAGTCGGTCGCCGACCTCAAGGGCAAGCGCGTCGGTGTCGGCAAGGGCACTTCCGCGCACAACCTGCTTGTGGCCGCGCTGGAAAAGGCCGGCGTTTCATACGATCAGATCACGCCCGTCTATCTCAGCCCCGCCGATGCGGCCGCCGCCTTCGCCAGCGACCAGATCGATGCCTGGGCCGTCTGGGATCCGTTCTTCGCCATTGCCGAAACGCGCTACCAGCCGCGCGTGCTGGCCCGCTCCAGCGAGGTGCTCAAGGTCAACACCTATTTCCTCGCCAACAAGGATTTCGCCAAGGCGCATCCCGAGATCGTCACCACCACCATATCAGCGCTCGGCGAGGCGGCGAAATGGGCGGACCAGAACCGCGACAAGGTGGCCGAGGCGCTGCACGAGGTCACAGGCGTGCCGCTCGACGCCCAGACCATCGCCGCCAACCGCACCAAATTCGGCATCTTTCCGATCACCGACGAGATCGTCGCCAGTCAGCAGGCGACCGCCGACCGCTTCTACAAGCTCGGCCTGATCCCGAAGGCCGTCCGCATCTCCGACGCCGTGTGGACCGCGCCAGGCAACTGA
- a CDS encoding alkanesulfonate monooxygenase, which yields MTTPASTAPLDFFWFIPTHGDGSYLGSEEQQRPPEFGYFKEIAQAVDRLGFPGVLLPTGQNCEDSWITATGLAALTEKLKFLVALRPGVTLPTFAARQTAALDRLSNGRLLLNVVVGGNPTELAGDGVFLPHDERYAQAHEFLTIWRGLVSGERVNFDGKYYRVENGRLDLLPSQERPPLYFGGSSDAGQDLAADLVDMYLTWGEPPAQVAEKLASARKRAALRGRKLRFGIRLHFIVRETEDEAWRAADRLISHVTDAQIENAQARFLTQMDSVGQRRMAELHGGRRDRLVVSPNLWAGVGLVRGGAGTALVGTPEQITQRIREYQAIGIDTIIGSGYPHLEEAYRVAELLFPRLGLGTRRQRAHENIANEFSVGFHGAARLQASS from the coding sequence ATGACCACGCCAGCCAGCACCGCGCCGCTCGATTTCTTCTGGTTCATCCCGACGCATGGCGACGGTTCCTATCTCGGTTCCGAGGAGCAGCAGCGGCCGCCGGAGTTCGGCTATTTCAAGGAAATCGCCCAGGCGGTCGACCGGCTCGGCTTTCCCGGCGTGCTGCTGCCGACCGGCCAGAATTGCGAGGATTCCTGGATCACCGCGACGGGCCTCGCTGCACTCACCGAAAAACTCAAATTCCTCGTCGCCTTGCGGCCCGGCGTAACATTGCCGACCTTCGCCGCCCGCCAGACGGCAGCCCTCGACCGGCTGAGCAATGGCCGCCTGCTGCTCAATGTCGTGGTCGGCGGCAATCCGACCGAACTCGCCGGCGACGGCGTCTTCCTGCCGCATGACGAGCGCTATGCGCAGGCGCATGAATTCCTGACCATCTGGCGCGGCCTGGTATCCGGCGAGCGCGTCAATTTCGACGGCAAATACTACCGCGTCGAGAATGGCCGCCTCGACCTTTTGCCGAGCCAGGAGCGGCCGCCGCTCTATTTCGGCGGATCGTCCGACGCCGGCCAGGATCTCGCCGCCGACCTCGTCGACATGTATCTCACATGGGGCGAGCCGCCGGCGCAGGTGGCCGAGAAGCTCGCCTCAGCGCGCAAGAGGGCAGCGCTGCGCGGCCGGAAATTGCGCTTCGGCATCCGGCTGCATTTCATCGTGCGCGAAACCGAGGACGAAGCCTGGCGCGCCGCCGACCGGCTGATCAGCCATGTCACCGACGCCCAGATAGAGAACGCGCAGGCGCGCTTCCTCACCCAGATGGACTCGGTAGGCCAGCGCCGCATGGCCGAACTGCATGGCGGCCGCCGCGACAGGCTTGTCGTTTCTCCCAATCTGTGGGCCGGCGTCGGCCTGGTGCGCGGCGGCGCCGGCACCGCGCTGGTCGGCACGCCGGAACAGATCACGCAGCGCATCCGCGAATACCAGGCGATTGGCATCGACACCATCATCGGCTCCGGCTATCCGCATCTCGAGGAAGCCTACCGCGTCGCCGAGCTTCTGTTTCCGCGCCTCGGGCTCGGCACCAGGCGGCAGCGGGCGCATGAGAATATCGCCAATGAATTCTCGGTCGGCTTCCATGGCGCCGCCCGCCTGCAGGCCTCCTCATGA
- a CDS encoding alkanesulfonate ABC transporter permease, protein MSFSARLHANALGWVLPVLVIAGWEIASRAGVMPANVLPAPSAVAEAFWRLTLSGELIRNIGVSTARALAGFAVGGSIGFALGLANGLSRLSRGLTDTTLQMIRNIPHLALIPLVILWFGIDEEAKLFLVALGVFFPIYVNTLLGIQSVDPQLVEMGRVYGMDRRALFFRVILPGALPAIFVGLRYALGIMWLTLIVAETISASSGLGYMAMQAREFLLIDVVVLSILIYALLGKLADSLARLLERLSLGWHPAFQHG, encoded by the coding sequence ATGAGCTTTTCCGCGCGCCTCCACGCCAACGCCCTCGGCTGGGTGCTGCCGGTACTGGTGATCGCCGGCTGGGAGATTGCCAGCCGCGCCGGCGTCATGCCGGCCAATGTGCTGCCGGCGCCAAGCGCCGTTGCCGAGGCCTTCTGGCGGCTGACGCTTTCGGGCGAACTGATCCGCAACATCGGTGTTTCGACGGCGCGCGCGCTTGCCGGCTTCGCCGTCGGTGGCTCGATCGGCTTCGCGCTCGGCCTCGCCAACGGCCTGTCGCGGCTCAGCCGCGGCCTGACCGACACCACGCTGCAGATGATCCGCAACATCCCGCACCTGGCGCTGATCCCGCTCGTCATCCTGTGGTTCGGCATCGACGAGGAAGCCAAGCTGTTCCTGGTGGCGCTTGGCGTGTTCTTTCCGATCTACGTCAACACGCTGCTCGGCATCCAGAGCGTCGATCCGCAGCTGGTCGAGATGGGCCGTGTCTACGGCATGGACCGGCGCGCGCTGTTCTTCCGCGTCATCCTGCCCGGCGCATTGCCGGCGATCTTCGTCGGCCTGCGCTACGCGCTCGGCATCATGTGGCTGACGCTGATCGTCGCCGAGACGATCTCGGCCAGTTCGGGCCTCGGCTACATGGCCATGCAGGCGCGCGAATTCCTGCTGATCGATGTCGTCGTGCTGTCGATCCTGATCTACGCGCTGCTCGGCAAGCTCGCCGACAGCCTTGCCCGCCTGCTCGAGCGGCTGTCGCTCGGCTGGCATCCCGCCTTCCAGCACGGATGA
- a CDS encoding aliphatic sulfonate transport ATP-binding protein: MPAASLTSVRSFVAAPVPARPAISVEGRRAFAYKGVEKRFGDKTVLDGIDLDVPAGQFVAVIGKSGCGKSTLLRLLAGLDRPTSGSLTLGAEEEDHSRTRFMFQEPRLLPWASVVRNVEVGLTGIAAGQDARQRALDILGEVGLADRADEWPSVLSGGQKQRVALARALVGHPQILALDEPLGALDALTRIEMQQLLERIWLTQKFTAVLVTHDVAEAVALADRVVVISAGRIALDLEVPVARPRRRGSAELARLEGTILDRLFG, from the coding sequence ATGCCAGCCGCCAGCCTGACCTCCGTCCGTTCCTTCGTCGCCGCACCTGTGCCGGCACGCCCGGCGATTTCTGTCGAAGGTCGCCGCGCTTTCGCCTACAAGGGCGTCGAAAAACGCTTCGGCGACAAGACCGTGCTCGACGGCATCGACCTCGACGTGCCGGCCGGGCAGTTCGTTGCCGTCATCGGCAAGAGCGGTTGCGGCAAGAGCACTTTGCTCAGGCTGCTGGCCGGGCTCGACCGGCCGACATCGGGGTCGTTGACGCTGGGCGCCGAGGAAGAAGACCACAGCCGCACCCGCTTCATGTTCCAGGAGCCGCGCCTGCTGCCCTGGGCCAGTGTCGTCAGGAATGTCGAGGTCGGGCTGACCGGCATCGCCGCCGGGCAGGACGCAAGGCAACGCGCGCTCGACATTCTGGGCGAGGTCGGCCTCGCCGACCGCGCCGATGAATGGCCCTCGGTGCTGTCAGGCGGCCAGAAGCAGCGCGTGGCGCTCGCCCGCGCGCTGGTCGGCCACCCGCAGATCCTGGCGCTCGACGAGCCGCTCGGCGCGCTCGACGCGCTGACCCGCATCGAGATGCAGCAATTGCTGGAGCGCATCTGGCTCACCCAGAAGTTCACCGCCGTGCTGGTCACCCATGACGTCGCCGAAGCGGTCGCGCTCGCCGACCGGGTGGTGGTGATCAGCGCCGGCAGGATCGCGCTTGACCTGGAAGTGCCGGTGGCCCGCCCGCGCCGGCGCGGTTCCGCCGAACTCGCCCGGCTTGAAGGCACGATATTGGACCGGCTGTTCGGTTAG
- a CDS encoding rare lipoprotein A family protein, translating into MKNLNQTALVAVTIAAGLMVGASATSATAAGQCGRASWYALHSRTASGERMNPSAMTAAHRTLPFGTKLRVTNQNNGRSVIVRINDRGPFIRGRVLDLSKGAAGQLGFIGSGQTAVCMARI; encoded by the coding sequence ATGAAGAACCTAAATCAGACCGCGCTTGTCGCGGTAACGATCGCTGCTGGCCTGATGGTCGGCGCTTCCGCCACTTCGGCAACCGCCGCCGGCCAGTGTGGCCGTGCTTCCTGGTACGCGCTGCACTCGCGCACCGCATCGGGCGAGCGCATGAACCCGTCGGCGATGACCGCCGCCCACCGCACGCTGCCGTTCGGCACCAAATTGCGGGTCACCAACCAGAACAACGGCCGCAGCGTCATCGTGCGCATCAACGATCGCGGCCCGTTCATCAGGGGACGGGTGCTCGACCTGTCGAAGGGCGCCGCTGGCCAACTCGGCTTCATCGGTTCGGGCCAGACCGCCGTCTGCATGGCGCGCATTTGA